Proteins encoded in a region of the Streptomyces sp. NBC_01471 genome:
- a CDS encoding transcriptional regulator: protein MTGTRPEQGGPDLDETIQHPTRLTVAAFLSACDEAEFAAVRDGCQVSDSVLSKTASALEAAGYLDIRKGHVGKRPRTWLSLSPVGRQALDDHLTALQNIVAAARQTGAREQAGQSTGQSD, encoded by the coding sequence GTGACAGGCACTCGGCCGGAGCAGGGAGGGCCGGACCTGGACGAGACGATCCAGCATCCGACCCGGCTGACCGTCGCCGCTTTCCTCTCCGCGTGCGACGAGGCCGAGTTCGCCGCCGTACGCGACGGCTGCCAGGTGTCGGACTCGGTCCTCAGCAAGACCGCTTCCGCACTGGAGGCCGCCGGATATCTGGACATCCGCAAGGGCCACGTCGGCAAGCGCCCCCGGACCTGGCTGTCCCTCTCCCCCGTGGGCCGGCAGGCGTTGGACGACCACCTCACCGCGCTCCAGAACATCGTGGCCGCGGCCCGGCAGACCGGCGCCCGGGAGCAGGCCGGACAGAGCACCGGGCAGAGCGACTGA
- a CDS encoding MBL fold metallo-hydrolase — protein MPASRSLPPRLRALRPEGFGADPAGERMARIRRSPNFADGEFQNPLGARTRPSGSMAEFAKVYFRKEERVLRFPEGTVPVHATTVADLAKPPASGLRLTWMGHSTVLAEIDGRRVLFDPVWGQRCSPFSFAGPKRLHPVPLPLAALGPVDVVVISHDHYDHLDLPTIKALAGTDTVFAVPLGVGAHLERWGVPAARLRELDWNETAEVGGIRLTATPARHFCGRGLRNQQHTLWASWAVVGPEHRIYHSGDTGYFPGFVDIGAGHGPFDATMIQIGAYSEYWPDIHMTPAEGVRAHLDLQGGKPGGVLLPIHWGTFNLAPHPWAEPGEWTRDAAGEAGQAVALPRAGEPFEPSGKLPSEPWWRAVSPPIAHPWRGAGKPDTTPPAGRSGVGLAEEQHS, from the coding sequence GTGCCCGCTTCCCGTTCCCTGCCGCCCCGGCTCCGCGCGCTGCGGCCGGAGGGCTTCGGTGCGGACCCGGCCGGAGAGCGGATGGCGCGTATCCGCCGCTCGCCGAACTTCGCCGACGGAGAGTTCCAGAACCCGCTGGGCGCCAGGACCCGGCCGTCCGGCTCCATGGCCGAGTTCGCGAAGGTCTACTTCCGCAAGGAGGAGCGGGTCCTCAGGTTCCCCGAGGGCACCGTCCCCGTCCACGCCACCACCGTCGCCGACCTCGCGAAGCCGCCGGCCTCGGGGCTGCGGCTCACCTGGATGGGGCACTCCACCGTCCTCGCCGAGATCGACGGGCGGCGGGTGCTGTTCGACCCGGTCTGGGGGCAGCGCTGCTCACCGTTCTCGTTCGCGGGGCCCAAGCGGCTGCACCCCGTGCCGCTGCCGCTCGCGGCTCTGGGGCCCGTCGACGTCGTGGTGATCTCGCACGACCACTACGACCACCTGGACCTCCCCACCATCAAGGCCCTCGCGGGGACCGACACGGTCTTCGCCGTACCGCTCGGTGTGGGCGCCCACCTGGAGCGATGGGGCGTACCCGCCGCCCGGCTGCGCGAGCTGGACTGGAACGAGACCGCCGAGGTGGGCGGCATCCGGCTCACCGCCACCCCGGCCAGGCACTTCTGCGGCCGCGGGTTGCGCAACCAGCAGCACACCCTCTGGGCGTCCTGGGCCGTCGTGGGACCCGAGCACCGGATCTACCACAGCGGCGACACCGGGTACTTCCCCGGCTTCGTGGACATCGGCGCCGGGCACGGCCCCTTCGACGCCACGATGATCCAGATCGGCGCGTACTCGGAGTACTGGCCCGACATCCACATGACGCCGGCCGAAGGCGTGCGGGCACATCTGGACCTCCAGGGCGGGAAGCCCGGTGGCGTGCTGCTCCCCATCCACTGGGGCACCTTCAATCTCGCCCCGCACCCGTGGGCGGAGCCCGGCGAGTGGACCCGGGACGCCGCGGGGGAGGCCGGGCAGGCGGTGGCGCTGCCGCGGGCCGGTGAACCCTTCGAGCCTTCGGGCAAGCTCCCGTCCGAGCCGTGGTGGCGGGCGGTGTCCCCACCGATCGCCCACCCGTGGCGCGGCGCCGGGAAACCGGACACCACTCCTCCGGCGGGCCGGAGCGGTGTCGGCCTCGCGGAGGAACAGCACAGCTGA
- a CDS encoding SGNH/GDSL hydrolase family protein, translated as MADDSAIKNRDIIGSYAAIGDSFTEGVGDPGPDGTFVGWADRLAVLLDDRVPEHTFRYANLAVRGRLLDQIVDEQVPRAKELAPDLVSFSAGGNDIIRPGSDPDDAAERFERALADLTGSVGTVMVTTGFDTRGVPVLRHLRGKIATYNEHVRVIAARHHAPVLDLWSLKTVQDRRAWDADRLHLSPEGHTRVALRAAQVLGLDVPADPDQPWPPEPPRGSAAVRRDNIQWAREHLVPWIGRRLRGESSGDHVGAKRPDLLPL; from the coding sequence GTGGCAGACGATTCGGCAATCAAGAACAGAGACATCATCGGGTCGTACGCGGCGATCGGCGACAGCTTCACCGAGGGCGTCGGGGACCCCGGCCCCGACGGGACCTTCGTGGGCTGGGCCGACCGGCTCGCCGTACTCCTGGACGACCGCGTCCCCGAACACACCTTCCGATACGCGAACCTCGCGGTACGCGGACGGCTCCTCGACCAGATCGTCGACGAGCAGGTCCCGCGGGCCAAGGAGCTCGCCCCCGACCTGGTCAGTTTCTCGGCGGGCGGCAACGACATCATCCGGCCGGGCTCCGACCCGGACGACGCGGCCGAGCGCTTCGAGCGGGCGCTCGCCGATCTGACCGGCTCGGTCGGCACCGTCATGGTGACCACCGGGTTCGACACCCGGGGTGTCCCGGTCCTGCGCCATCTGCGCGGCAAGATCGCCACGTACAACGAGCACGTCCGGGTCATCGCCGCACGGCACCACGCCCCGGTGCTCGACCTCTGGTCGCTCAAGACCGTCCAGGACCGGCGCGCCTGGGACGCCGACCGGCTGCATCTGTCGCCCGAGGGCCACACACGCGTCGCGCTGCGGGCCGCGCAGGTGCTGGGCCTCGACGTCCCCGCCGACCCGGACCAGCCGTGGCCCCCGGAGCCGCCGCGCGGCTCGGCGGCGGTGCGGCGCGACAACATCCAATGGGCCCGCGAACACCTGGTGCCGTGGATAGGCCGCAGGCTCCGCGGGGAGTCCTCCGGCGACCACGTCGGGGCCAAGCGCCCCGACCTGCTGCCGCTCTGA
- a CDS encoding tyrosine-protein phosphatase: MTQQLPQVPSAEPELAGVRNFRDVGGLPTVDGRRVRQGRLFRSGHLAHATAEDAAFLSSLGLHTIFDFRNAADVSLDGRDVELTGVRNVNIPLTDPADGSEFWRMVRDGDLDKLRRVLSDDRAAGRMADSYRSIITTRTAEHSRVLHDLAEDSVPALMHCAAGKDRAGLSIAVTLLAVGVERDAVEADYLKSNDPRRRYLVKRSDESAGAHSDEVMRLLSPLFEARAEYLETAFTAIDETWGTTDRYLTEGLKLTPETREKLRARLLEDAS, translated from the coding sequence GTGACGCAGCAACTTCCGCAGGTCCCGTCGGCAGAACCCGAGCTGGCCGGGGTGCGCAACTTCCGCGACGTGGGCGGACTGCCGACCGTGGACGGCCGACGGGTACGCCAGGGAAGGCTGTTCCGCAGCGGTCACCTCGCGCACGCCACCGCCGAGGACGCCGCCTTCCTGTCCTCGCTGGGGCTGCACACGATCTTCGACTTCCGCAACGCCGCCGACGTGTCCCTGGACGGACGGGACGTCGAGCTGACGGGCGTCCGCAATGTCAACATCCCCCTGACGGACCCGGCGGACGGTTCCGAGTTCTGGCGAATGGTGCGCGACGGCGATCTGGACAAGCTGCGGCGGGTCCTCTCCGACGACCGGGCCGCGGGCCGGATGGCCGACTCGTACCGGTCGATCATCACGACCAGGACCGCCGAGCACAGCCGGGTGCTGCACGACCTCGCCGAGGACAGCGTGCCGGCCCTGATGCACTGTGCGGCGGGCAAGGACCGGGCGGGACTCTCGATAGCGGTGACGCTGCTCGCGGTGGGCGTGGAGCGCGACGCCGTCGAGGCGGACTACCTCAAGTCGAACGATCCCCGCAGGCGCTACCTGGTCAAGCGCAGCGACGAGTCGGCCGGCGCGCACTCCGACGAGGTCATGCGGCTGCTGAGCCCGCTCTTCGAGGCCCGCGCCGAATACCTGGAGACCGCTTTCACCGCCATCGACGAGACCTGGGGTACCACCGACCGCTATCTCACCGAGGGCCTGAAGCTCACCCCGGAGACGCGCGAGAAGCTGCGCGCCCGGCTGCTCGAAGACGCCTCCTGA
- a CDS encoding DUF6126 family protein — protein sequence MPETPEDTHEEKKFPRGLVIRLVAYLVAGHLFAGFVYLLFTLGGQQ from the coding sequence ATGCCGGAAACACCCGAAGACACGCACGAGGAGAAGAAGTTTCCCCGGGGACTCGTCATCCGGCTCGTCGCCTACCTGGTGGCGGGGCACCTCTTCGCCGGGTTCGTCTATCTGCTGTTCACGCTCGGCGGTCAGCAGTAG
- a CDS encoding XRE family transcriptional regulator, with product MSTPAEDLPDVAPRLRELRRRGRLTLEAAARRAGLSPAHLSRLETGARQPSLPMLLSLARIYGTSVSELLGEVPPERDPVIRGDRRDSVEADGWTYHTAGSPGRAMQALRVQVPYGAQGELVRVHPGEEWLYVLSGKLRLTLGDAAHDLDPGDSAHFDSLTPHRIAAATRAGTELLFVHTLLQSPGLH from the coding sequence ATGAGCACCCCCGCAGAGGATCTGCCCGATGTCGCCCCGCGCCTGCGCGAACTGCGCCGGCGCGGGCGGCTCACGCTGGAGGCCGCGGCCCGCAGGGCCGGCCTCTCCCCGGCGCACCTCTCCCGCCTGGAGACCGGAGCCCGGCAGCCGTCGCTGCCCATGCTGCTGTCGCTGGCCCGCATCTACGGTACGTCGGTCTCCGAGCTGCTCGGCGAGGTGCCGCCCGAGCGCGACCCCGTCATCCGGGGCGACCGCCGGGACTCCGTCGAGGCCGACGGCTGGACGTACCACACGGCGGGCTCCCCGGGCCGGGCGATGCAGGCCCTGCGGGTGCAGGTGCCGTACGGGGCGCAGGGCGAGCTGGTCCGGGTCCATCCCGGCGAGGAGTGGCTGTACGTCCTCAGCGGGAAGCTGCGGCTGACCCTCGGCGACGCGGCGCACGACCTCGACCCCGGGGACAGTGCCCACTTCGACTCGCTCACCCCGCACCGGATCGCCGCCGCGACCCGGGCCGGGACCGAGCTGCTCTTCGTGCACACCCTGCTGCAGAGCCCCGGCCTGCACTGA
- a CDS encoding aspartate aminotransferase family protein — protein sequence MTEGAPKGFDLTTLLAERGAERYELHTRYLNHQLPRMLHTIGFDNVYERAEGAHFWDADGNDYLDMLAGFGVMGLGRHHPVVRKALHDVLDASLADLTRFDCQPLPGLLAEKLLAHSPHLDRVFFGNSGTEAVETALKFARYATGKPRILYCSHAFHGLTTGSLSVNGEDGFRDGFAPLLPDTAIGMGDLAALERELKRGDVAGFVVEPIQGKGVLESPPGFLRAAQDLLHRYKALLIADEVQTGLGRTGDFYAYQHEEGVEPDLVCVAKSLSGGYVPVSATLGKDWIFKKVYSSMDRVLVHSASFGSNAQAMAAGLAVLSVMEDEETVAHARATGELLKSRLAALIPRYELLHDVRGRGLMIGIEFGRPTSLKLRSRWTMLQAARKGLFAQMVVVPLLQKHRILTQVSGDHLEVIKLIPPLVIGEADVDRFVEAFTAVMDDAHGGGGLMWDFGRTLVKQAVANR from the coding sequence ATGACGGAAGGCGCACCCAAGGGTTTCGATCTGACGACCCTGCTCGCCGAGCGAGGTGCCGAGCGCTACGAGCTGCACACCCGGTACCTGAACCACCAGCTGCCGAGGATGCTGCACACCATCGGCTTCGACAACGTCTACGAGCGCGCCGAGGGCGCCCACTTCTGGGACGCGGACGGCAACGACTACCTCGACATGCTCGCGGGCTTCGGGGTCATGGGGCTCGGCCGGCACCATCCGGTCGTCCGCAAGGCGCTGCACGACGTCCTGGACGCCTCACTGGCCGACCTGACCCGCTTCGACTGCCAGCCGCTGCCCGGACTGCTCGCCGAGAAGCTGCTGGCGCACTCGCCGCACCTGGACCGGGTGTTCTTCGGCAACAGCGGTACGGAAGCCGTCGAGACGGCACTGAAGTTCGCCAGGTATGCCACCGGGAAGCCCAGGATCCTGTACTGCTCGCACGCCTTCCACGGGCTGACGACCGGCTCGCTCTCGGTCAACGGCGAGGACGGCTTCCGCGACGGCTTCGCACCGCTGCTGCCCGACACGGCCATCGGGATGGGCGATCTGGCCGCGCTGGAACGCGAGTTGAAGCGCGGCGACGTGGCGGGCTTCGTCGTCGAGCCGATCCAGGGCAAGGGCGTCCTGGAGTCCCCGCCCGGCTTCCTGCGCGCGGCCCAGGACCTGCTGCACCGGTACAAGGCGCTGCTGATCGCCGACGAGGTGCAGACGGGACTCGGCAGGACCGGCGACTTCTACGCCTACCAGCACGAGGAGGGCGTCGAACCGGACCTGGTCTGTGTGGCCAAGTCGCTCTCGGGCGGCTACGTGCCGGTCAGCGCGACCCTGGGCAAGGACTGGATCTTCAAGAAGGTCTACTCGTCCATGGACCGGGTGCTCGTCCACTCGGCCAGCTTCGGCTCCAACGCCCAGGCCATGGCCGCCGGGCTCGCCGTGCTCTCGGTCATGGAGGACGAGGAGACCGTCGCCCACGCCCGCGCGACCGGCGAGCTGCTGAAGTCCCGGCTGGCCGCGCTCATCCCCCGGTACGAACTGCTGCACGACGTACGCGGCCGGGGGCTGATGATCGGCATCGAGTTCGGCCGCCCCACGTCGTTGAAGCTCCGCAGCCGGTGGACCATGCTCCAGGCGGCCCGCAAGGGGCTCTTCGCGCAGATGGTCGTCGTACCGCTGCTCCAGAAGCACCGCATCCTCACCCAGGTCTCCGGGGACCACCTGGAAGTGATCAAGCTGATTCCGCCACTGGTCATCGGTGAGGCGGATGTGGACCGTTTCGTCGAGGCGTTCACCGCGGTGATGGACGACGCGCACGGTGGCGGCGGACTCATGTGGGACTTCGGGCGGACCCTGGTGAAGCAGGCGGTCGCCAACCGCTGA
- the dxs gene encoding 1-deoxy-D-xylulose-5-phosphate synthase, with protein MSILENIRGPHDLKALAEAELGELAVEIREFLIQAVARTGGHLGPNLGVVELAVALHRVFDSPVDRILWDTGHQSYVHKLLTGRQDFSKLRSKGGLSGYPSREESEHDVIENSHASTVLGWADGLAKANEVLGRTGHVVAVIGDGALTGGMAWEALNNIAAARDRPLIIIVNDNGRSYGPTTGGLANHFATLRTTDGYERALAWGKEVLQSTPVLGQPLYESLHGAKKGFKDAFAPQGMFEDLGLKYVGPVDGHDLAALQSALNRAKRFHGPVLVHCLTEKGRGYRPALEDEADRFHTVSVMDPLTCAPLAPPGGPSWTSVFGAEIAAIGAERPDVVAITAAMLHPVGLTEFAERFPDRVWDVGIAEQHAAVSAAGLATGGLHPVVAVYATFLNRALDQLLMDVALHRCGVTFVLDRAGVTGVDGPSHNGMWDMSVLQAVPGLRIAAPRDADQLRAQLREAVDVDDAPTVLRFPKEAVGEPVPSVDRVGGMDVLHRADRPQVLLVAVGVLAPVCLHAAELLEGRGIGCTVVDPRWVKPVDAELPGLAAAHRLVAVAEDNSRSGGVGSAVGQALRDAGVDVPLRTFGIPEQFLPHAKRAEVLADIGLTPVEIAGRISAALKAKEKTE; from the coding sequence GTGTCGATCTTGGAGAATATCCGGGGACCGCACGACCTGAAGGCGCTCGCCGAGGCGGAACTCGGTGAACTGGCCGTAGAAATAAGGGAGTTCCTGATCCAGGCGGTGGCCAGGACCGGCGGACACCTGGGGCCGAACCTGGGGGTGGTCGAACTCGCCGTCGCACTGCACCGGGTCTTCGACTCACCCGTCGACCGCATCCTGTGGGACACCGGCCACCAGAGTTATGTGCACAAGCTGCTCACCGGCCGGCAGGACTTCTCCAAACTGCGCAGCAAGGGCGGCCTCTCCGGCTACCCGTCCCGCGAGGAGTCCGAGCACGACGTCATCGAGAACTCGCACGCCTCGACGGTGCTGGGCTGGGCCGACGGGCTGGCCAAGGCCAACGAGGTGCTCGGCCGGACCGGCCACGTGGTCGCCGTGATCGGCGACGGCGCACTCACCGGCGGCATGGCCTGGGAGGCGCTCAACAACATCGCCGCCGCCAGGGACCGCCCGCTGATCATCATCGTCAACGACAACGGGCGCTCGTACGGCCCGACGACCGGCGGCCTGGCCAACCACTTCGCCACCCTCCGTACGACCGACGGCTACGAGCGGGCCCTCGCCTGGGGCAAGGAGGTCCTCCAGTCGACGCCCGTCCTGGGACAGCCGCTGTACGAGTCGCTGCACGGCGCGAAGAAGGGGTTCAAGGACGCCTTCGCACCGCAGGGCATGTTCGAGGACCTGGGGCTCAAGTACGTCGGCCCGGTCGACGGCCACGACCTGGCGGCCCTGCAGTCGGCACTGAACCGCGCCAAGCGCTTCCACGGGCCGGTGCTCGTGCACTGCCTCACCGAGAAGGGACGCGGCTACCGGCCCGCGCTGGAGGACGAGGCCGACCGCTTCCACACCGTCAGTGTCATGGACCCGCTGACCTGCGCACCCCTCGCTCCGCCCGGCGGACCCTCCTGGACCTCGGTGTTCGGCGCCGAGATCGCCGCGATCGGTGCCGAGCGGCCCGATGTCGTCGCCATCACGGCGGCGATGCTGCACCCGGTCGGCCTCACCGAGTTCGCCGAGCGCTTCCCCGACCGGGTCTGGGACGTCGGGATCGCCGAACAGCACGCCGCGGTGTCCGCCGCCGGGCTCGCCACCGGTGGGCTGCATCCGGTGGTCGCCGTGTACGCGACCTTTCTCAACCGGGCCCTCGACCAGCTTCTGATGGACGTGGCCCTGCACCGGTGCGGGGTGACGTTCGTCCTCGACCGGGCCGGGGTCACCGGGGTCGACGGCCCCTCGCACAACGGCATGTGGGACATGTCCGTCCTGCAGGCCGTACCGGGACTGCGCATAGCCGCGCCGCGGGACGCCGACCAGCTCCGCGCCCAGCTGCGGGAGGCGGTCGACGTGGACGACGCGCCGACCGTACTGCGCTTCCCCAAGGAAGCGGTGGGCGAGCCGGTCCCGTCGGTCGACCGGGTCGGCGGCATGGACGTACTGCACCGGGCCGACCGGCCCCAGGTACTGCTGGTCGCCGTCGGAGTGCTCGCCCCGGTCTGCCTGCACGCGGCCGAACTCCTCGAAGGACGCGGCATCGGCTGCACCGTCGTCGACCCGCGCTGGGTCAAACCCGTGGACGCCGAACTCCCGGGGCTCGCCGCCGCACACCGGCTGGTCGCGGTCGCCGAGGACAACAGCCGCAGCGGCGGCGTGGGTTCGGCGGTCGGCCAGGCCCTGCGCGACGCCGGGGTCGACGTACCGCTGCGGACCTTCGGAATCCCCGAGCAGTTCCTCCCGCACGCCAAACGAGCCGAAGTGCTGGCCGACATCGGGCTCACGCCCGTCGAGATCGCAGGACGGATCAGCGCCGCCCTGAAAGCCAAGGAGAAGACGGAATGA
- the hpnH gene encoding adenosyl-hopene transferase HpnH: MAMPLRQTIRVGTYLFEQKLRKREKFPLIVELEPLFACNLACEGCGKIQHPAGVLKQRMPVAQAVGAVLESGAPMVSIAGGEPLMHPQIHEIVRQLVAKKKYVFLCTNAMLMRKKMEKFTPSPYFAFTVHIDGLRERHDESVAKEGVFDEAVEAIKEAKRRGFRVTTNSTFFNTDTPQNIIEVLNYLNDDLEVDEMMISPAYAYEKAPDQEHFLGVEQTRELFKKSFAGGNRRRWRLNHSPLFLDFLEGKVDFPCTAWAIPNYSLFGWQRPCYLMNDGYVPTYKELVEKTDWDKYGRGKDDRCANCMAHCGYEPTAVLATMGSLKETIRAARETVSGNRG, translated from the coding sequence ATGGCCATGCCGCTCCGTCAGACCATCAGGGTCGGGACGTATCTCTTCGAACAGAAGCTCCGCAAGCGTGAGAAGTTCCCGTTGATCGTGGAGCTGGAGCCGCTCTTCGCGTGCAACCTCGCATGTGAGGGCTGCGGGAAGATCCAGCACCCGGCGGGAGTGCTCAAGCAGCGCATGCCGGTGGCGCAGGCAGTGGGGGCCGTCCTTGAATCGGGTGCTCCGATGGTTTCCATCGCGGGTGGTGAGCCCCTCATGCACCCGCAGATCCATGAAATCGTGCGCCAGCTGGTGGCGAAGAAGAAATATGTCTTCCTCTGCACCAACGCGATGCTGATGCGCAAGAAGATGGAAAAGTTCACACCGTCGCCCTACTTCGCGTTCACCGTGCACATCGACGGGCTGCGCGAGCGGCACGACGAGTCGGTGGCGAAGGAGGGAGTGTTCGACGAGGCCGTGGAGGCCATCAAGGAGGCGAAGCGGCGCGGTTTCCGCGTCACGACCAACTCCACGTTCTTCAACACCGACACCCCCCAGAACATCATCGAGGTGCTCAACTACCTCAATGACGACCTGGAGGTGGACGAGATGATGATCTCGCCCGCCTACGCCTACGAGAAGGCCCCGGACCAGGAGCACTTCCTGGGGGTCGAACAGACCCGGGAGCTTTTCAAGAAGTCCTTCGCGGGCGGCAACAGGCGCCGCTGGCGCCTGAACCACTCGCCGCTCTTCCTGGACTTCCTGGAAGGCAAGGTGGACTTCCCCTGCACCGCGTGGGCCATTCCCAACTACTCGCTCTTCGGCTGGCAGCGACCCTGCTATCTGATGAACGACGGGTATGTCCCCACGTACAAGGAGCTGGTCGAGAAGACCGACTGGGACAAGTACGGCCGGGGCAAGGACGACCGCTGCGCCAACTGCATGGCGCACTGCGGTTACGAGCCGACTGCCGTACTCGCCACGATGGGCTCCCTCAAGGAGACCATTCGCGCCGCACGCGAGACCGTGTCAGGAAACCGCGGGTGA
- a CDS encoding 1-hydroxy-2-methyl-2-butenyl 4-diphosphate reductase produces the protein MAEAPDSAPLLIACALGIERFALRTGAGRGGAPGPVTVLRTGMGPEAAAYAVTRTLGELPSRESAVIASGFCAGLAPGMHPGDVIVADETRDSRGATACVGTEVLAKALAAALPGRTVHTGPLTGSDHVVRGHERAELRATGAIAVDMESSATLWSAVRTGPRPVAAVRVVVDAPEHELVRIGTVRGGISAFRVLRAVLPAFYEWHRSLLLPRR, from the coding sequence ATGGCAGAGGCCCCGGACAGCGCTCCGCTGCTGATCGCCTGCGCGCTCGGCATCGAGCGGTTCGCCCTGCGCACGGGCGCCGGCCGCGGCGGCGCACCGGGCCCGGTGACCGTACTCCGTACGGGCATGGGACCCGAGGCGGCCGCGTACGCCGTCACCCGCACACTCGGCGAGCTCCCCTCGCGGGAGTCCGCCGTGATCGCGTCCGGTTTCTGCGCCGGTCTCGCACCCGGAATGCATCCGGGTGACGTGATCGTCGCCGATGAGACCAGGGACAGCAGGGGCGCCACAGCCTGCGTGGGCACCGAGGTGCTCGCGAAGGCGCTCGCCGCCGCCCTGCCCGGGCGTACTGTGCACACCGGTCCGCTGACCGGGTCAGACCATGTTGTACGCGGCCACGAAAGGGCCGAGCTGCGTGCCACAGGGGCGATCGCCGTGGACATGGAATCCTCGGCGACGCTCTGGAGCGCCGTACGGACCGGGCCCCGCCCGGTTGCGGCCGTACGAGTGGTCGTGGACGCTCCAGAACATGAACTCGTCCGTATTGGGACGGTACGCGGTGGAATATCGGCCTTCCGCGTACTCCGTGCCGTCCTACCAGCTTTCTATGAATGGCACCGTTCTTTGCTGCTCCCCAGGAGGTGA